The following are encoded together in the Dyella terrae genome:
- the purD gene encoding phosphoribosylamine--glycine ligase — MKVLVIGSGGREHALAWKLKQSPRVSEVIVAPGNAGTAREKGLRNANLAVTDLDGLLKLAKDEKVELTVVGPEVPLVAGLVDKFRAAGLRCFGPRAIAAQLEGSKAFAKDFLLRHNIPTARYAVFTQLDPALAYVRKHGAPIVIKADGLAAGKGVVVALTLADAEQALHDMLGAHQFGDASARVVIEEFLDGEEASYIVMSDGQHALPMASSQDHKRRDEGDLGPNTGGMGAYSPAPVVTPEVEKRILKEVIEPTLRGMAMEGAPFIGFLYAGLMIDKSGMPKVIEFNVRFGDPETQPIMLRLKSDLVELIEAALDGELHHTHVQWDTRPSLGVVMAAGGYPGKVRSGDVISGLDSDFGPDTKVFHAGTQLDAQGHVVSAGGRVLTVCALGKDIAAARENAYAAVSKIHYEGAFCRRDIAHRALHRS; from the coding sequence ATGAAAGTCCTGGTCATCGGCAGCGGCGGGCGCGAACACGCGCTGGCGTGGAAGCTCAAGCAGTCGCCGCGCGTAAGCGAAGTGATCGTGGCTCCGGGCAACGCGGGCACCGCGCGCGAAAAGGGCTTGCGCAACGCAAATCTGGCGGTGACCGACCTGGATGGCCTGCTCAAGCTCGCCAAGGACGAGAAGGTCGAGCTGACCGTGGTGGGCCCGGAAGTACCGCTGGTGGCGGGTCTGGTCGACAAGTTCCGCGCCGCCGGCCTGCGTTGCTTCGGTCCCCGCGCGATCGCGGCGCAGTTGGAGGGTTCCAAAGCGTTCGCCAAGGATTTTCTGCTCCGCCACAACATCCCCACCGCGCGCTATGCCGTGTTCACGCAGCTCGACCCTGCTCTTGCCTATGTACGCAAGCATGGCGCTCCCATCGTCATCAAGGCCGACGGCCTGGCGGCAGGCAAGGGCGTGGTGGTGGCGCTGACGCTGGCGGATGCCGAACAGGCGTTGCATGACATGCTGGGGGCACACCAGTTTGGCGACGCTTCCGCGCGCGTGGTGATCGAGGAATTCCTTGATGGCGAGGAAGCCAGCTACATCGTGATGAGCGACGGTCAGCACGCGCTGCCGATGGCCAGCAGCCAGGACCACAAGCGCCGCGACGAAGGCGACCTGGGCCCGAACACGGGCGGCATGGGCGCCTACTCGCCCGCGCCGGTGGTCACGCCGGAAGTCGAGAAGCGCATCCTCAAGGAAGTGATCGAGCCGACGCTGCGCGGCATGGCCATGGAAGGTGCACCGTTCATCGGCTTCCTCTACGCAGGCCTCATGATCGATAAGAGCGGCATGCCCAAGGTCATCGAGTTCAACGTGCGCTTCGGCGATCCGGAAACGCAGCCGATCATGCTGCGCCTGAAGTCGGATCTGGTGGAGCTGATCGAGGCTGCGCTCGACGGCGAACTTCACCACACTCATGTGCAATGGGATACGCGCCCGTCACTGGGCGTGGTGATGGCGGCGGGCGGGTACCCGGGCAAGGTGCGTAGTGGTGATGTCATCAGCGGGCTGGATAGCGATTTCGGCCCGGACACGAAGGTGTTCCACGCCGGTACGCAGTTGGATGCTCAGGGCCACGTTGTTTCAGCCGGCGGCCGCGTGCTCACGGTTTGCGCGCTTGGCAAGGACATCGCCGCTGCTCGCGAGAATGCTTATGCGGCAGTGTCGAAGATTCATTACGAAGGCGCGTTCTGTCGCCGCGACATCGCGCATCGCGCGCTGCATCGCAGCTGA
- a CDS encoding SRPBCC family protein — translation MTTGTVTLHRVLRTTPEKIYRAFTTPDAMARWLPPHGFTGKVHQMDAKVGGTYQMSFTNFTSGNSHSFGGTYHELVPGERIRYTARFDGANLPGEMQTTITLKKVSCGTELHVVQEGIPEVIPTDQCYLGWQESLIHLAQLVEPEIPG, via the coding sequence ATGACCACCGGAACCGTCACGCTTCATCGTGTCCTTCGCACCACGCCTGAGAAGATCTATCGCGCCTTTACGACCCCGGACGCCATGGCACGCTGGCTGCCGCCGCATGGCTTTACCGGCAAAGTGCATCAGATGGATGCCAAGGTGGGCGGCACTTATCAGATGTCCTTCACCAACTTCACGAGTGGCAACAGCCATTCGTTTGGTGGCACCTATCATGAGCTTGTTCCGGGCGAACGCATCCGCTACACGGCACGCTTCGACGGCGCCAATCTGCCCGGCGAGATGCAGACGACGATCACGCTCAAGAAGGTTTCCTGCGGCACGGAACTGCATGTTGTGCAGGAAGGCATTCCTGAGGTGATTCCGACCGACCAGTGCTACCTTGGCTGGCAGGAATCGCTGATCCATCTCGCGCAACTGGTCGAGCCAGAGATCCCGGGTTGA
- a CDS encoding dihydrofolate reductase family protein: MSKLRVQSFAVSLDGFSAGPNQDLENPLGVGGPALMEWFFATRMFQRMYGSGDGETGVDNGIAEKGFDGIGAWILGRNMFGPVRGPWPDDSWKGWWGDEPSYHVPVFVLTHHARPPLTMAGGTTFHFVTEGIHAALEQARAAAGKQDVRVGGGAATVRQYLQAGLLDDLHLAVRPILMGRGEALFAGLDLPALGYETVDSVPGERATHVFLRKRA; this comes from the coding sequence ATGTCGAAACTTCGTGTGCAGAGCTTCGCCGTTTCCCTGGACGGCTTCAGTGCCGGCCCGAATCAGGACCTGGAGAACCCGCTGGGCGTCGGCGGCCCCGCACTTATGGAATGGTTCTTTGCCACGCGCATGTTCCAGCGCATGTACGGAAGCGGCGATGGCGAGACAGGTGTCGACAATGGCATAGCGGAGAAAGGCTTTGACGGTATCGGCGCATGGATCCTCGGGCGCAATATGTTCGGACCGGTACGCGGACCATGGCCGGACGACAGCTGGAAGGGCTGGTGGGGCGATGAGCCGTCGTACCACGTGCCCGTGTTCGTGCTGACGCATCACGCACGGCCGCCGCTCACCATGGCCGGTGGCACCACGTTCCATTTCGTTACTGAAGGCATCCACGCTGCGCTTGAGCAGGCGCGCGCGGCGGCCGGCAAGCAGGACGTGCGCGTCGGGGGTGGCGCCGCCACGGTACGCCAATATCTGCAGGCAGGATTACTCGACGACCTTCATCTTGCCGTGCGCCCGATCCTTATGGGCCGCGGCGAAGCGCTGTTTGCGGGCCTGGATCTACCCGCGCTCGGGTATGAAACCGTAGACAGCGTGCCCGGCGAGCGGGCCACGCACGTCTTCCTACGCAAACGCGCCTGA
- a CDS encoding MFS transporter, with the protein MSQFSLLGSRRFAPFFWTQALGAFNDSAFRNAMVTLVAFQMGLDDKSVSLYTNLAPALFILPYFLFSATAGQLAEKYEKTRIIRYVKLFEIAAMVVASIGFYTHHTTLLLVVLFLMGLHSTTFGPIKYAILPQALKPEELVGGNGLVEMGTQLAILIGMIAGGSLMMIHGHGPIAASAATIAIAVLGYLASRRIPPAPATAPDLVFNWNPVTETARVLGITKADRRVFNAVLGISWFWFFGTVLVAQLPNYTRLNLGGDGSVGVLVLTLFSLGTGIGALLCERMSGRRVEVGLVPLGAFGLTAFGVDLFFAHPHLATVHGLDWLAFLHSAGSWRVVMDLTLIGVFSGFYVVPLFAYVQARTPRDRLSRVIAGNNILNALFICMASGFGLGLGAAGLTAVQIFLAVALLNVVVAVYIFTIVPEFLMRFITWVLVNTLYRVRVDGLENIPEEGPALLVCNHVSFMDPLLLMANLRRPARFVMYYKIFNIPVLKFVFHTAKAIPIAGQKEDPEVLNRAYEEVDAALADGDLVCIFPEGGLTKDGDIGPFRPGVSRILERRPVPVVPLALRGLWGSVWSRRDSMMHRARLPRRFRARVELVGSAPIAPQDVRMDALEARVRELRGDMA; encoded by the coding sequence ATGAGCCAATTCAGCCTGCTTGGAAGCCGCCGCTTCGCGCCCTTCTTCTGGACGCAGGCGCTGGGTGCGTTCAACGACAGCGCGTTCCGCAACGCCATGGTCACGCTGGTGGCATTCCAGATGGGGCTGGATGACAAATCGGTGTCGCTCTACACCAATCTGGCGCCAGCGCTGTTCATCCTGCCCTACTTCCTGTTTTCGGCCACCGCAGGGCAGCTGGCGGAGAAGTACGAGAAGACGCGCATCATCCGCTACGTGAAGCTGTTCGAGATCGCCGCGATGGTGGTCGCTTCGATTGGCTTCTACACGCATCACACCACGCTTCTGCTGGTAGTGCTGTTCCTGATGGGACTGCACTCCACAACCTTCGGGCCCATCAAGTACGCCATCCTGCCGCAGGCGCTGAAGCCGGAAGAACTGGTGGGCGGTAACGGTTTGGTGGAGATGGGCACGCAGCTGGCGATACTGATCGGCATGATCGCCGGCGGCTCGCTGATGATGATCCATGGCCATGGGCCCATCGCTGCCTCGGCTGCGACCATCGCCATTGCCGTGCTCGGTTACCTTGCCAGTCGCCGCATTCCTCCCGCGCCAGCCACCGCCCCCGATCTTGTCTTCAATTGGAACCCGGTGACGGAGACCGCGCGTGTGCTCGGCATCACCAAGGCCGACCGGCGCGTGTTCAACGCCGTGCTCGGCATCTCCTGGTTCTGGTTCTTCGGCACCGTGCTTGTCGCGCAGTTGCCCAACTACACGCGCCTCAACCTGGGTGGTGATGGTTCGGTCGGAGTGCTGGTGCTTACCTTGTTCTCGCTGGGCACGGGCATCGGTGCGCTGTTGTGCGAGCGCATGTCGGGTCGCCGCGTAGAGGTGGGGCTGGTGCCCCTGGGCGCGTTCGGCCTTACCGCGTTCGGCGTGGATCTGTTTTTCGCCCATCCGCATCTGGCTACCGTGCATGGCCTGGACTGGCTTGCCTTCCTGCATTCCGCCGGAAGCTGGCGCGTGGTGATGGATCTCACGTTGATCGGCGTGTTCAGCGGCTTCTACGTGGTGCCGCTGTTCGCCTATGTGCAGGCGCGTACGCCGCGCGATCGTCTGTCGCGCGTGATCGCGGGCAACAACATCCTCAACGCGCTCTTCATTTGCATGGCCTCGGGGTTTGGCCTGGGGCTGGGTGCGGCGGGGCTGACGGCGGTGCAGATCTTCCTTGCTGTGGCGCTGCTCAACGTAGTGGTGGCGGTTTACATCTTCACCATCGTTCCAGAGTTCTTGATGCGCTTCATCACCTGGGTGCTGGTGAACACGTTGTACCGCGTGCGCGTCGACGGGCTGGAGAACATCCCGGAAGAAGGCCCCGCGCTGCTGGTGTGCAACCACGTTAGTTTCATGGACCCGCTGCTGCTGATGGCGAATCTGCGGCGGCCCGCGCGCTTTGTCATGTACTACAAGATCTTCAACATCCCGGTGCTGAAGTTCGTGTTCCACACTGCCAAGGCGATTCCCATCGCCGGGCAGAAGGAAGATCCGGAGGTGCTGAATCGAGCGTACGAAGAAGTGGATGCGGCGCTGGCCGATGGCGACTTGGTGTGCATCTTCCCCGAGGGCGGATTGACCAAGGATGGCGATATCGGGCCGTTCCGTCCGGGCGTGTCGCGCATCCTGGAACGTCGTCCGGTACCCGTCGTGCCGCTGGCGTTGCGCGGCCTGTGGGGCAGCGTGTGGAGTCGCCGCGACTCGATGATGCACCGCGCTCGCCTGCCGCGCCGCTTCCGTGCGCGCGTGGAACTGGTCGGCAGCGCGCCGATCGCACCGCAGGACGTTCGCATGGATGCGCTCGAGGCCCGCGTGCGCGAGCTGCGCGGCGATATGGCCTGA
- the ampE gene encoding regulatory signaling modulator protein AmpE, translating into MAVSLLSALIALGLVHVMPQLAHWRGDGGFRRWVAQLGDTAGPARVAVTLGVPVVLCIIALWLIGLLPGSELFRLVFSFVVLLYCFGPHAYEADLEAIIKAPDQPSREAAAQALSDDGDPVAWNAVSLGEATAYAALHRRFGVLLWFFLLGPVGALLYRLAQTLGRDQTLRLDTPARHAARSFANVVDWLPAQLMVFTLALVGHWDAVIGAWKRWHQQQSPNSWYVEGAGFLGAAARADVQVDIEAGDGYAEERIDTLAELIRLRGALLRALLAWLSVVALVVIAGWMA; encoded by the coding sequence ATGGCTGTCAGCTTGCTATCCGCACTCATCGCACTCGGCCTGGTGCACGTCATGCCGCAACTCGCGCATTGGCGTGGCGATGGCGGATTCCGCCGTTGGGTGGCACAACTGGGGGACACCGCCGGTCCCGCACGCGTTGCGGTAACGCTCGGCGTGCCGGTGGTGTTGTGCATCATCGCCCTTTGGCTGATCGGCTTGCTGCCGGGCAGCGAACTGTTCCGCCTGGTGTTCTCGTTCGTAGTGCTGCTGTACTGCTTTGGCCCGCACGCCTACGAAGCCGATCTCGAAGCCATCATCAAGGCGCCCGATCAGCCTTCGCGCGAAGCCGCGGCCCAAGCCTTGTCGGATGACGGCGACCCGGTCGCCTGGAACGCCGTATCGCTCGGCGAGGCCACCGCCTACGCGGCCCTGCATCGCCGCTTTGGCGTGCTGCTTTGGTTCTTCTTGCTGGGCCCGGTCGGCGCGCTGCTCTATCGCCTCGCGCAGACGCTGGGCCGCGACCAGACCTTGCGCCTGGACACGCCCGCGCGCCACGCGGCGCGCTCCTTCGCCAACGTAGTCGACTGGCTGCCGGCGCAGCTGATGGTGTTCACGCTGGCACTGGTCGGCCATTGGGATGCCGTGATCGGCGCCTGGAAGCGCTGGCACCAGCAGCAGTCGCCCAACAGTTGGTATGTGGAAGGCGCCGGCTTCCTCGGCGCAGCTGCACGTGCAGATGTGCAGGTGGATATCGAAGCGGGTGACGGCTATGCGGAAGAACGCATCGATACGCTGGCCGAGCTGATCCGCCTTCGCGGCGCGCTGCTTCGCGCGCTGCTCGCGTGGCTCAGCGTGGTAGCGCTAGTGGTCATCGCAGGCTGGATGGCCTAA
- the nudC gene encoding NAD(+) diphosphatase, with protein sequence MDRTAPPRHNTFAGLSLILDRVAERRDESMWINELAASDSARYVLIDPLGQTYLRAEGSALRWLDSAERERLLGDAKASFLGLTGERPNFLIALDDDQRAADLEHALGARRGGLREVGLLLPEDEARLFAYGKGLAHWQRETRHCPYCGSPLVLVAAGHRAQCTNNDCGRMQFPRTDAAVIVIVEHEDACLLGRQAGWPTGRYSTLAGFVEPGEALEDAVRREVAEESGVVVGEVHYHSSQPWPLPQSLMVGFTAKALNRSIRLRDHELEDARWFTPQEIVDGMADGSFLPSPPLSVSYRLLEHWLRQQAGLELDELVKRYKG encoded by the coding sequence ATGGATCGCACCGCCCCGCCGCGACACAACACGTTCGCGGGCCTCAGTCTGATCCTCGACCGCGTCGCCGAGCGGCGCGATGAATCCATGTGGATCAACGAGCTGGCCGCATCCGACAGTGCGCGCTACGTGCTGATCGATCCACTGGGGCAAACCTACCTGCGCGCGGAAGGCTCTGCGCTGCGCTGGCTGGACAGTGCCGAACGCGAGCGCCTACTGGGCGATGCGAAGGCGAGCTTCCTCGGTCTCACCGGCGAGCGGCCGAACTTCCTCATTGCGCTGGATGATGACCAGCGCGCGGCCGACCTGGAGCATGCGCTGGGCGCACGCCGCGGCGGGCTGCGTGAGGTGGGCCTGCTGTTGCCAGAGGACGAAGCCCGCCTGTTCGCCTATGGCAAGGGCCTCGCGCACTGGCAGCGCGAAACGCGCCACTGTCCTTATTGCGGTTCGCCGCTGGTGTTGGTGGCGGCCGGTCATCGCGCGCAGTGCACTAACAACGACTGCGGCCGCATGCAGTTCCCGCGCACCGACGCCGCTGTCATCGTCATCGTGGAACACGAAGACGCCTGCCTGCTCGGCCGCCAGGCGGGCTGGCCGACGGGGCGTTATTCGACGTTGGCAGGTTTCGTCGAACCGGGCGAAGCACTGGAAGACGCCGTGCGCCGCGAGGTCGCCGAAGAATCCGGCGTGGTCGTGGGCGAGGTGCATTACCACTCGTCACAGCCATGGCCACTGCCGCAATCGCTGATGGTCGGCTTCACCGCTAAGGCGTTGAACCGCAGTATTCGCTTGCGTGATCACGAGCTGGAAGACGCGCGTTGGTTCACGCCGCAGGAGATTGTCGACGGCATGGCCGACGGTAGCTTCCTTCCTTCGCCACCGCTGTCCGTGTCCTATCGCCTGCTCGAGCATTGGTTGCGCCAGCAAGCGGGGCTTGAACTGGATGAGCTGGTGAAGCGTTACAAAGGCTGA
- the erpA gene encoding iron-sulfur cluster insertion protein ErpA encodes MDTVVSLPIVPDYRSAGTPLVFTEAAARKVHELIQEEGNPELKLRVYITGGGCSGFQYGFTFDEAQAEDDYAIAREGVTLLVDPLSLQYLTGAEIDYSESLSGSQFVIRNPNAKTTCGCGSSFST; translated from the coding sequence ATGGATACCGTCGTCTCTCTCCCCATCGTTCCCGACTACCGCAGCGCCGGCACTCCGCTGGTGTTCACCGAGGCTGCGGCCCGCAAGGTGCACGAGCTCATTCAGGAAGAGGGCAATCCGGAGCTCAAGCTGCGCGTGTACATCACCGGCGGCGGCTGTTCGGGCTTCCAGTACGGCTTCACTTTTGACGAAGCCCAGGCCGAGGACGACTACGCGATAGCGCGCGAAGGCGTCACGCTGCTGGTGGATCCGCTGTCGCTGCAGTACCTCACTGGCGCCGAAATCGACTATTCGGAAAGCCTGAGCGGTTCGCAGTTCGTTATCCGCAACCCCAACGCCAAGACCACCTGCGGCTGCGGCTCCTCTTTCTCCACCTGA
- a CDS encoding bactofilin family protein, which yields MLNRKRSERAPAHPDTSLIARGTVIQGDVRFSGALHLDGQVVGSVLAEEQGAVFTLSESGHVEGEVRVPHAIINGHVRGDIHAAERLELAPEARVVGDVHYRTLEMAAGAQVNGRMSHHSAEAPRELPAPTLADAEALPA from the coding sequence ATGCTCAACCGTAAGCGCAGCGAGCGAGCGCCAGCCCATCCGGACACCAGCCTGATCGCGCGCGGCACCGTTATCCAGGGCGACGTGCGTTTCAGCGGCGCGTTGCATCTCGACGGCCAGGTTGTCGGCTCGGTGCTGGCTGAGGAGCAGGGCGCGGTCTTTACGCTTAGCGAGAGCGGCCACGTGGAGGGCGAGGTCCGCGTGCCTCACGCCATCATCAACGGCCATGTCCGCGGCGACATCCACGCCGCCGAGCGCCTGGAACTGGCTCCGGAAGCCCGCGTGGTTGGCGACGTGCATTACCGCACCCTGGAAATGGCCGCCGGTGCCCAGGTGAACGGGCGCATGAGCCACCATTCCGCCGAGGCTCCTCGCGAGCTCCCGGCACCAACGCTGGCCGACGCGGAAGCCCTACCCGCCTGA
- a CDS encoding DUF6776 family protein, translated as MASRPPPRFVVRPHDAFVGRRRLWLGAAWVASLLIVGLVVGGIAHHGTPVAAEERQLKALTRQNNDLQQQVANLQRAGQVADIANSSLRKTLSEREEEISGLRADLGFYSRLTGGDAQREGLKVQEVRLQPVENSHAWNLTLSLTQNAKRGDDVTGNATVSIEGLRADKVVQLDWPSLGDTAQHDGIPFRFKYFQQLHSTIVLPADFRPTRLVIKVQPAGDDAVTRAVAWGEALSGHLTPTQGEQDAQP; from the coding sequence ATGGCTTCACGTCCACCACCGCGCTTCGTGGTACGTCCGCACGACGCGTTCGTCGGACGGCGGCGACTGTGGTTGGGCGCGGCCTGGGTCGCCAGCCTGCTCATCGTGGGCCTGGTGGTGGGTGGCATTGCCCACCACGGTACCCCGGTGGCCGCCGAGGAGCGCCAGCTCAAAGCGCTCACCCGGCAGAACAATGATCTCCAGCAGCAGGTGGCCAACCTGCAGCGCGCAGGCCAGGTGGCGGACATCGCCAACAGTTCGTTGCGCAAGACGCTGTCCGAACGCGAGGAGGAGATCAGCGGCCTGCGGGCCGACCTGGGTTTCTATTCCCGCCTGACCGGCGGCGACGCCCAGCGCGAAGGGCTCAAAGTGCAGGAAGTCCGCCTGCAGCCGGTCGAGAACTCGCACGCCTGGAACCTTACGCTCAGCCTGACCCAGAACGCCAAGCGCGGTGACGACGTCACCGGCAATGCCACGGTCAGCATCGAAGGCTTGCGCGCCGACAAGGTGGTCCAGCTCGATTGGCCGTCGCTGGGCGACACCGCCCAGCACGACGGCATTCCCTTCCGTTTCAAGTATTTCCAGCAGCTCCACAGCACCATTGTGCTGCCCGCCGATTTCCGACCCACCCGCCTCGTCATCAAGGTGCAGCCGGCTGGGGACGATGCTGTGACGCGCGCGGTCGCCTGGGGCGAGGCGCTGTCTGGCCACCTCACACCGACTCAAGGGGAACAAGATGCTCAACCGTAA
- the bfr gene encoding bacterioferritin, with product MKGDAKVIEFLNKVLYNELTAINQYWLHYRMYKDWGYNELAEHEHKESIEEMKHADHLIERILFLDGLPNLQHLGKLRIGENPVECLQGDLDLEMAAVKDLREAIVYSESIADFVSRDLFKGILHDEEEHIDWLETQFSLIKDLSAERYLQSKIDS from the coding sequence ATGAAGGGCGACGCCAAGGTCATCGAGTTCCTCAACAAGGTGCTCTACAACGAGTTGACCGCCATCAATCAGTACTGGCTGCATTACCGCATGTACAAGGACTGGGGCTACAACGAGCTTGCCGAGCACGAGCACAAGGAATCCATCGAGGAGATGAAGCACGCCGATCATTTGATCGAGCGCATCCTGTTCCTCGACGGCCTGCCCAACCTGCAGCACCTTGGCAAGCTGCGCATCGGCGAAAACCCGGTGGAATGCCTGCAGGGCGACCTTGACCTGGAAATGGCCGCCGTGAAGGATCTGCGCGAAGCCATTGTCTACAGCGAGAGCATCGCCGACTTCGTCAGCCGTGACCTGTTCAAGGGCATCCTCCACGACGAGGAAGAGCACATCGACTGGCTGGAAACCCAGTTCAGCCTGATCAAGGACCTCAGCGCCGAGCGCTACCTGCAGTCCAAGATCGACAGCTGA
- a CDS encoding (2Fe-2S)-binding protein, with amino-acid sequence MYICMCNAVTDGDIRRAASEGVHQFSELQARTGCSDCCGCCEQEARATLDMAVQQVLTTLPLVAVA; translated from the coding sequence ATGTATATCTGCATGTGCAACGCCGTGACCGACGGCGACATCCGCCGAGCCGCCTCAGAGGGCGTCCATCAGTTCTCCGAGCTGCAGGCTCGCACGGGCTGTTCGGACTGCTGCGGATGCTGCGAGCAGGAAGCCCGCGCCACGCTGGATATGGCTGTGCAGCAAGTGCTGACGACCTTGCCGTTGGTTGCCGTGGCCTGA
- a CDS encoding RNA pyrophosphohydrolase, with the protein MIDVDGYRPNVGIVLLNADGQLFWARRVNRDGWQFPQGGMRSDETPLEAMYRELEEETGLAPHHVEVIGATRGWLRYRLPSRYVRHHQHPTCIGQKQVWFLLRLVGAEEDLRLDACEKPEFDQWRWVDFWYPAAHVVNFKRQVYERALRHFAPLVETLLSVELGELPHPDRGDGSRKGKAAA; encoded by the coding sequence ATGATCGACGTCGATGGCTATCGTCCGAATGTAGGCATCGTTCTGCTCAATGCAGACGGCCAGCTGTTCTGGGCGCGCCGCGTCAATCGTGATGGCTGGCAGTTCCCCCAGGGCGGCATGCGCAGCGACGAGACGCCGCTGGAAGCCATGTACCGCGAGCTGGAAGAGGAAACCGGCCTGGCCCCGCACCATGTCGAGGTCATTGGCGCCACCCGTGGCTGGCTGCGTTATCGCCTGCCCAGCCGCTATGTCCGCCACCACCAGCATCCGACCTGCATCGGGCAGAAGCAGGTGTGGTTCCTGCTGCGTCTGGTGGGTGCCGAGGAGGACTTGCGCCTCGATGCCTGCGAAAAGCCCGAGTTCGACCAATGGCGTTGGGTGGATTTCTGGTACCCGGCTGCCCACGTGGTCAACTTCAAGCGCCAAGTCTACGAGCGTGCCTTGCGCCACTTTGCGCCCTTGGTGGAAACGCTGTTGAGCGTTGAGCTGGGCGAGCTGCCGCATCCCGACCGTGGCGACGGCTCGCGCAAGGGCAAGGCAGCGGCTTGA